AGCAGAGCTGCTGGTGCGCGTTTGGGTATTGGGCTGTTAAACGGGCTGTTGCCATGCGGTCTGGTGGTTAGTGCGATATTGGGAGCAGCAGGGACGGGTAACACCTGGCAGGGGGCTTTCTTTATGTTCCTGTTTGGTGTTGGCACACTTCCCTCGATGATTGCAATTGCCGTAGCCGGCAAGTTTTTTAAGGAAAAACTGAGCTCCCGGTGGCGTATGGCGCTACCCATTGCCGCACTTGTTATCGGCGTCCTTGTCACGCTTCGCGGAATGGGACTTGGCATTCCCTACGTGTCACCAGCTAACCTTTCGCCAGTTCAAACAGAAACATGCAGCCATTAGCCCCTTCTTTTAATGGTCATCGTGGTACAGGTGGAAAATTCGTCAGCCGACAAGCAAATATGATGGTGGTTGCTTCGTGAATACACAGCAAGTAATTCTGTGGTATTTTTGTACCAATAAACTCAATATTTTACAATTCAAAGGTTTTCAATGAAATCGGTAATATGGTTGATTGCGGCTGTTAGCGTAATGGTTTTCAGCGTATCGGATATGAATGCACAGGATGTAGCAAACGGCAAAAAGGTATACGAAGGATATTGCAAAACATGTCATCAGGCAAACGGACAAGGGATGCCCAAAATCTACCCTCCGCTTGCAAAGAGTGACTATATCAAGGCTAACAGCGTTGAAACCCTGATTCGTGAGGTCGTGTTCGGACTGAGTGGCAAGGTGAAAGTTAATGGTAAGGAATATAACGGTGTTATGACACCGCTCCCCAAGAAGTACACAGACAAGGATGTTGCCGACGTAATGACATACGTCTTCACCAATTTCGGTAATTCAAAGGGCAAGGTTACGCCAGCTCAGGTGGCCGCAGCCAAGAAAAAAGGTAAAATTAAATAAGCTGTGAAAAAGCAGAAAAACCCTGATCGAGCTGCCGCTGACAGGCAGCTCGATTTTTTTAGGTACATGACGATGGCTCGTGAATTTGACGCAGCCATGCTACGTTTATATCGGCAGGGGAAGGCCTTTGGTGGTGTGTATTCCCAGCTTGGTAACGAAGCCGTCAGTGTAGGCAGTGCAATGGCGCTTGAACCCAAAACGGATGTGCTGTTCCCGATGCACCGCAATGTTGGAGCACACTTTGTGTTCGGCACACAGATTGACCAGATGATGCAAAATCAACTTGCACGTCAGGGTAGTCAGATGCGAGGAACCGATGGCACCGGACACTATGCCGACCCAGCACTTCGCATTTATGGCAACGTAAGTCACCTGGGATCGATGATACCAGTCGCTAACGGTTTTGTGCTTGCTGCACGGATGCGTGGCGAACCAACCGTGGCATTAACCTACATTGGCGACGGTGGGGCGCAAGTGGGTGAAGTTCACGAAGCCCTGAACTTTGCATCCGTCCAAAAGCTACCTCTCGTCCTGATCATTGAGAATAATCAGTACGCCTACAGCACACCAAATTCGATGGAGTTTGCCGTTGATGAACTCAGCAAACGGGCAATCGGCTATGGGATACACGGTGAAACAATTGATGGGACCGATGTTGAACTTGTTTACGAAACATGCCGGAAAGCTGTGGAACGGGCGCGGGAAGGCAACGGACCCTCGATTATTGAAACGCGAACCATGCGCATGCGGGGGCATGCCGAGCACGATGACTTCTCGTATGTGCCCAAGGACCTTTTAGACCAGTGGGCACTCAAGGATCCCGTGAACACCTATGCGGCTGTGCTGGTACAACGCGGCGTATTAACCGGCGAAACGGTCAAACAAATTCACGACGAGACATTTAACGCAATGGTTGCCGCAATCGACCGTACTCTGGAACTTCCGTGGCCTGACGCTTCGGAAGGAATGAAAAACGTATTTCTGTAAATGTATGACCTATCTTGAAGCGATAGCCGATGCTATCAAACTTGAAATGCGTGCCGACGATCGGGTGTTCCTGATAGGCGAAGATATCGGTGTTTATGGCGGTGCTTTTAAACTCACAAAGGGATTCCTTGCCGAGTTTGGTCCACAGCGCGTTATCGACGCTCCGATCAGCGAGGCTGCCATTGTTGGTGCCGGCATTGGCGCCGCACTCAACGGAATGCGTCCGATCGTGGAAATGCAGTTTATGGATTTTATTACCAACGGATTTAACCAGCTTGTTACCGTTGCAGGCACAACGGCATACCGATGGGGAATCCCTGTGCCAATCGTGGTTCGCGGACCATCAGGTGGCGGCGTTGGTGCCAATCCGTTCCATAGCAGAAACAGTGAAGCGTGGTTTGTTCATGCCACGGGGCTCAAGGTAGTATGCCCGGCATCGGCAACTGATGCCAAGGGGCTCATGACAGCTGCCATCCGAGATCCGAATCCGGTTGTGTTTTTTGAGCATAAGGGCCTCTACCGCAAAATCAAGGAAGATGTCCCGAAAGGCGAGGTCTTCATTCCTCTCGGACAGGCACGAATTGCACGGCAGGGTACCGATGCAACCGTTGTGGCCTACGGTAGTGCTGTGTTCATGGCACTGGAAGCAGCCGAAATTCTGGAAAAGGAGGGGGCTAAGGTCGAGGTTGTTGATATCAGAACACTGGTACCGTTTGACGAAGAAACCGTTCTTGCTTCGGTTAAAAAAACCGGCAGAGCAGTGGTTGCTCACGAGGCAGTTCTTACAGGGGGCTTTGGCGGCGAAATCGTTGCCCGGATCACCGACAGTGCATTCAGATATCTTGATGCTCCGGTGCGCCGTGTTGCGGCGTTTGATTCGCCAACACCGTTTGCCCCAACCCTTGAAAAGGCGGTACTTCCCAATACTCTGGCAGTGGTTGACGCTCTACGATCTGTTCTACAGTTTTAATTCGCGGGCAGCCACTACGTTATCATGCTGTATAAAATTCTCAGTCGTACCAATTTTCGGAGCCGTAAATTTGTGCTTCGTCCGTGTTTTCATTCACACTAACACCGATAATTCATGTCACGTGTCCTCTTTCGAGTTTCTTATACCATTCCCGACGGCAAGCGTTCAGAATATCTGATGCTTGTTCGTAAGCTGCATTCGTTTTATGCCGCTAATGCCGTTGACTACTCGGTATTTGAAGACAACACGAAACACAACCATTTTCAGGAAACCTACATTTATCCGTCAATAGAAGCATACGAGGCTTCGGATGATCCGGATAACACCAGGGAAATCGCCGATGTTCTGGATGCTGTGTATTCAATGGCCGACAACGTGGTGTATAATGTAGCTAAAGAAGTCACGTGGTGAGATCATGCTGCCTGCCTACCGTAGCCAGCCGGTAGTTTTTGGATTGCCCGACATTCCGTTTGTTCAAAGCGAATGTGTTTCGCTGTATGGCCTGAAACCGCCACCTGAACATCATGGCAGCAGAACGGTTAAAGATCACATACGAACAACATTATTCAGCATCCTCGGAGCACGGTTTAAAACCAGGATATCAACGCCGGAACTTGTGGCTTCTTCTACACCAGTGAGGGTTCTGGTGTTCAGATACGATGCCGTGGGCGATTATATCGTAACCTCACCATTCGTCCGCTGGCTTGCCGAAAATGTTCCCAATGTTGAGATTGACGTGATCTCGTCAACCAGAAACATTGACCTGATTAGGAACGACCCGTTCGTTCACTCGGTTACGGCTATTCATCCGGGACACATACCGCATATTTCGTGGTTCAATGTGTATAAACATGTCCGAAACAGACGGCCCGATGCCGTTGCAGCCCTTGTTTTTACAAAGATGACAAAGGCAGCGGTGCTTACCGCTCTTGCTGGTCCACGGGCGATACGGCTTACCATTGAGCATTCAGAACGTAAGGATATTTACGGAAGAGTATTCGATATTCAGGTACAACACAAACAGGCGGGTGCCCACTGGATGGAAACAATGGCAACGGTTGGCCCGGCATTGTTTCATACCAGGCAAGCTGAACCCCGGCCATACGTTGTACTGGAACAGAGAGCCCAGCAGCGTGTAGCCGATATGCTGCTCACACTTGGCGTTGGGTACAGTACCAATACCGGTAAAGGAATAGTGGCAGCCAAGGGTGAGACCATGCAAACGATGAGTACCAGTGGATTGAAGTATGTGGTGCTCAACATCAGCGCATACTCGCCAAACCGGCAATGGAGTGCTGAGAATGCAGTGACAGCCGCTGGTGCAATTGCACAGGCGCTGCCATACACAGTGTGCTTTGTAACGGGAGCCCCCTCAAACTATCGTGAACTCGAGGTTGAGCTCCAGCGCACGCACGTGCCGGGTACACACCTGTGGAAAGGTTCGCTGCCTGAACTGGTGGCGCTGACTGCAGGTGCACAGGCTGTGGTTACGCCCGATACAGCAGTGCTGCACATGGCTGCAACCGCCGGAGTTCCAGTGGTGGGACTGTATGCCGAACTGATTAAGGTTGCTGAATGGTATCCGTTGGGGACAACGTTCCGGGCTATTCTGAGTCCGGATCCCTATACAATTAACGCGATACCCCCAAATCTTGTTGCCGAACAAACTGTACAGCTGCTGCCATGATAAAGTCAGCTGAATTGGCTTTTCGCAGGTGGTTTAACCGTTGGTTTCAGTCTGACAAGAAACCTGTAGCCATAAGCAGGGTTCACGACACGTTTTCGTTGTCGGCAGTGCCACGGATCCTTTTCCTGCGTCAGGATAGGATAGGCGACGTTCTAATCAGTACTCCCGTACTGGATGCAATTCGCACAACGTATCCTAAAGCACAGATCGGCATCGTGCTGAGTAGTAATAACATTGCCGTTCGCAATGCGGCCGAGCCTTACGTGAACATCGTACACGTGTATTCGCGGACAGCTCCCGGCCTGGCATCACTCATACGAGAAATTCGTAAGAAAAAATATGATGTTGTTGTTGATCTGATGGATAACCCATCTGCCACATCAGGGTTACTGTGCAGGTTCAGCGGTACCCGGTACCGTCTGGGAATTTCCAAGGAAAACGATGGAGTGTACACTCATGTTGTACCAATGTTGCCAAGGGATTCCGTTCATATTAGCCGCCGAATTGCAGAGCTACTCAAAGCATTTGGAATCGATCCCGAAAAGGTCAGCCTGATTCCACGGTATCCGATTACTTCGTATGAATGCGATGGTGCGAAGGCGGCACTGGGCACTGACGTCGGGCCCGGTATTCGACTTGGCGTGGTTGCCAGCGGAAGCTCTAACAATAAACAATATCCCGCGGAAAGAATGGCAGGTGTATTAAATACACTTATAAAATCACACCCGTCCCTGAAGGTATATCTGTTTGCCGACCCGAAAAACTACAATTGGGTTTGCCGGGTAGAAAGTCTGACGCCGGCGAAACCAGCCCCGTATTCTGCTACGTTTCACGATGCAGCAGTTCAGATGTCAGCCATGGACGTTGTGCTAACGCCCGACACCAGTTTCGTCCACGTTGCCGGAGCTCTTGGGTTGCCGGTTTGTGTGATGTACATCCAGCCGCATCAGGACCTGTATCCGTGGTATCCGCTGGGTGCACGCTACGAGGCTCTGATTACCAAAACAAATCAGATTGCAGATATTCCGGAATCGGAAATTGTCGCTGCAATAGAACGACTGTTTGCATATTGCGGACATTCAGAGGATAACCATGAACTATAAACAGCGAACAGTAACATGTGGCGCACTTCGCCCCGAAGATGCCGGTAAGGCCGTTGTCCTAAACGGTTGGGTTAATGCTCACCGCAATTACGGCAGCGTTCACTTTATTGACGTGAGAGACAGGGAGGGAGTTACGCAGATCGTGATAGATGCTGCAGACCGTCCGGATCTCTCGGCACTGATCAAGGATGTGCGCTCCGAATGGGTTATCTGGGCAGCTGGTACCGTTCGTCTTCGGGAGAACCCAAACCCCAATATTCCAACCGGTTTGGTGGAAATCGATGTTGCTGATGTCGGAGTCATCAATCGGAGCGAGGTTCCGCCATTCGAGGTGGTCAATGATCTTGCCACGAACGAAGAACTGCGCTTAGAGTACCGATATCTTGACTTGCGGCGTCCTCTCATGCAATCGTATCTGTTGCTTCGCAACAAGCTGTATCAGCTTACGCACAAGTTCTTCGAGCAGGAGGGATTTGTAGAGGTTGAAACGCCGGTGCTAACACGGAGCACACCCGAAGGCGCACGAGACTTCCTGGTGCCAAGCCGTCTGAATCAGGGCAGATTCTACGCATTGCCACAGAGTCCGCAGCTGTTTAAACAGCTTCTCATGGTTGCGGGGTTCGATAAGTATATGCAAATCGTAAAGGCATTTCGCGACGAAGACTTGCGAGCTGACCGTCAGCCAGAGTTTACACAGATCGACGTTGAGATGAGTTTTGTTGATCAGGCAGATGTCATGGGGGTTGCTGAACGGTTTGTTCAGGTGGTCTGGCATGAACTGCTGGGAGTGTCTGTGCAACTTCCATTACCGCGGATCACGTATGCTGATGCTATGAACACGTATGGTACTGACAAACCGGATTTGCGGTACGATCTGCCACTGAAAACCATTACAAACGATGTGAAGGAATGCTCGTTTTCACTATTCAAGGAGGCTGCAGCTCAGAATCGGACGGTTAAGGTTTTGCGAGTGCCTGACGCTGCCACGTTCAGTCGTAAACAGATTGATGAGTTAACGGATCATGCCCGTATTCATGGCGCACAGGGACTTCCGTATCTGAAATACGCTGGCAGTGAACTTACCGGTTCGTTTGCCAAACAGCTGACGGATGGCGACAAAGTAACCCTGGTTAGCGCTTGTGGTGCCAAAGATGGTGACCTGCTCCTTTTCTCGGCAGACGAATGGGAACGCTCGTGTGTGATTCTGGGTGCACTTCGGGTAGAAGTAGCCCGAAGACTCGATTTACCGGCACAAACCAAAGCCCCTTTCGCAATGCTGTGGGTAACCGAGTTTCCGCTGTTGGAGCATGACCCGCAGGAAGCACGTTGGGTTGCTCGGCATCATCCGTTTACCAGCCCAATGGTCGAAGATATTGGAATGCTTGACGAGGATCCGACAGCCGTGCGCGCAAGGGCGTATGACCTGGTTATCAACGGGTACGAAGCTGCCGGCGGATCGATACGTATTCATGACAGAACAGTGCAACAGAAGATGTTTGCACTGATCGGGATGTCGGCAGAAGAAGCCGAGGCAAAGTTCGGCTTCCTGCTAAAAGCGCTTCGCTACGGTGCTCCGCCACATGGTGGTATTGCCTTTGGGTTTGACAGGCTGACGATGCTGCTGAGCGGGACAAACAATATTCGCGAAGTGATTGCATTTCCAAAAACAACATCAGGTTTGTCGCTCATGGATAAATGTCCGTCTGCTGTTGACGATACCCAGCTTGCCGATCTTGGTATAGGACTCCGAAAATGAACCGCCGACACGTGATCGGTTTACTGCTATCCCTGCCGCTGATACCAAGGCGGTCTTTGGGATTCATGGATGATGGTGTGCCGACGTCACGGTTTGAACGAATTCTGCAGGCGGCCCGCCAGGAGCACTGGAATACGCTTCCGATTGGCAAGCGTATGATAAATATCGCAACATTCTTTATGGGCGTCCCGTACGTTGGCGGAACGCTTGAAACTCAACCGGAAGTGTGTACTGTGAATCTTGAGGCCTTGGACTGTGTTACGTTTTTTGAAGTGGTCCTCAATATTGCCCGCATGATCGATCACCATGGTAGCACGTTCGAAGACCTTGTCAACGAAGTTACATACACACGGTACCGCCAAGGGAAGCTGAATGGGTACGTTTCACGACTACATTACACTGCCGAATGGATTGCTGACAACATTGAAAAAAACGTTATTCATGACGTTACACCGGATATGGGCGGAGAGCCGTTCCCGGTTAATGTAAACTTTATGAGTTCGCATCCAAAGTTCTACAAGCCACTCCAGGACCATCCCGAGCTGGTAGAAGCGATGGCTGCAATTGAACGACACATCAATACCATCCCACGGACCTATATACCCAAAGAAAAGATTGCCGATGCGGAGCACTTGATGCAGCAGGGTGATATTATCGCCATTACAACATCAAAGGCCGGCCTTGATTATGCCCATACGGGATTAATTAACCGCACAGATGGAAAGGCCCGTTTTATGCATGCCTCTACAACCCACAAAAAAGTTGTACTTGATGATACGATCGGCAACTATGTGCTCTCCGTAAAAAGCCATACAGGAATTTCCGTACTGCGTCCGGTTGTTTCTGCGTAGTCCCAGGCATTGTTGTTACTGTCCCGTCTGTCGCCCTTCCGCACTGTCAGCCGGACGACAATACTGCAGAAGCTGAAGTACTTCATCGAGTTGCTTCCGTTGCTGAAGCAGGATGTGGTCAACCTTTTCATGCAGCAGCTTAATCTCGAGCTCTGCCTTTAGGTTCACCTGATAGTCATGTTCAGAACGCATTCTGTCTTTTTCTTCCTGCCGGTTCTGACTCATCATGATAATGGGAGCCTGAATTGCCGCAAGGCACGACAAAACCAGATTCAGCAGAATAAACGGATAGGGATCAAAAGGATGGACTGTAACAAACCAAATATTGACTATCATCCAAAGAACGATAAACCCCATGAATGACAGGATGAACGTCCAGCTACCCCCAAAATCTGCAATTCTGTCGGCAATGCGCTGTCCCAGAGACAGTGACGCATCGATACCGGGTTCGATATTATCAGCAATGACGGAGTTTCCGGTAATTGCCTGGATTACCTCGATATCCACGTCGGACAGTTCCTCGGTTTTTTGCTGGATGAGATGTACCATATACAACCGTCGGAATGTGTTCAGCTCCTTCATGCTGATCCAGCCGTCCAATGTAATGTCAGGATGCGAGCATCGGATAAACTCAAGGAGTTCCGGCTTAATATCCTTACCAGCCACAGCCTCATAATTCTGAAGTGCAGTTCCCGAAACCGAACTTATTACCATGGTGCCTCCGAATTCTTGTGTTTACTGATCCGGCTGGATGCTGCTCAACGCCTTGGCAACATCTTCCGGTGTAATGGCGTACCCAGCAATTTCCGACAACGAAATGCTGCTTCGCTGAAGTGCAGCTTTAAAGATGGTCTTGCGCTCATCAGGGATTGGCATGAGTTCAGACAGGAGAAGATGCTCGGGGCCGCA
This is a stretch of genomic DNA from Ignavibacteria bacterium. It encodes these proteins:
- a CDS encoding cytochrome c, which translates into the protein MKSVIWLIAAVSVMVFSVSDMNAQDVANGKKVYEGYCKTCHQANGQGMPKIYPPLAKSDYIKANSVETLIREVVFGLSGKVKVNGKEYNGVMTPLPKKYTDKDVADVMTYVFTNFGNSKGKVTPAQVAAAKKKGKIK
- a CDS encoding sulfite exporter TauE/SafE family protein gives rise to the protein MEPLTGLMLGIAGSMHCVGMCGPIAIVAGRNIPYHLGRIISYTMLGILVGLGSGVITLYVTGQWVSIIAGSLMVLTAIVQLIFHRTVVPSASVLRLTTPIRNRLGTLLQSRAAGARLGIGLLNGLLPCGLVVSAILGAAGTGNTWQGAFFMFLFGVGTLPSMIAIAVAGKFFKEKLSSRWRMALPIAALVIGVLVTLRGMGLGIPYVSPANLSPVQTETCSH
- a CDS encoding glycosyltransferase family 9 protein: MLPAYRSQPVVFGLPDIPFVQSECVSLYGLKPPPEHHGSRTVKDHIRTTLFSILGARFKTRISTPELVASSTPVRVLVFRYDAVGDYIVTSPFVRWLAENVPNVEIDVISSTRNIDLIRNDPFVHSVTAIHPGHIPHISWFNVYKHVRNRRPDAVAALVFTKMTKAAVLTALAGPRAIRLTIEHSERKDIYGRVFDIQVQHKQAGAHWMETMATVGPALFHTRQAEPRPYVVLEQRAQQRVADMLLTLGVGYSTNTGKGIVAAKGETMQTMSTSGLKYVVLNISAYSPNRQWSAENAVTAAGAIAQALPYTVCFVTGAPSNYRELEVELQRTHVPGTHLWKGSLPELVALTAGAQAVVTPDTAVLHMAATAGVPVVGLYAELIKVAEWYPLGTTFRAILSPDPYTINAIPPNLVAEQTVQLLP
- a CDS encoding alpha-ketoacid dehydrogenase subunit beta — its product is MTYLEAIADAIKLEMRADDRVFLIGEDIGVYGGAFKLTKGFLAEFGPQRVIDAPISEAAIVGAGIGAALNGMRPIVEMQFMDFITNGFNQLVTVAGTTAYRWGIPVPIVVRGPSGGGVGANPFHSRNSEAWFVHATGLKVVCPASATDAKGLMTAAIRDPNPVVFFEHKGLYRKIKEDVPKGEVFIPLGQARIARQGTDATVVAYGSAVFMALEAAEILEKEGAKVEVVDIRTLVPFDEETVLASVKKTGRAVVAHEAVLTGGFGGEIVARITDSAFRYLDAPVRRVAAFDSPTPFAPTLEKAVLPNTLAVVDALRSVLQF
- the aspS gene encoding aspartate--tRNA ligase; its protein translation is MNYKQRTVTCGALRPEDAGKAVVLNGWVNAHRNYGSVHFIDVRDREGVTQIVIDAADRPDLSALIKDVRSEWVIWAAGTVRLRENPNPNIPTGLVEIDVADVGVINRSEVPPFEVVNDLATNEELRLEYRYLDLRRPLMQSYLLLRNKLYQLTHKFFEQEGFVEVETPVLTRSTPEGARDFLVPSRLNQGRFYALPQSPQLFKQLLMVAGFDKYMQIVKAFRDEDLRADRQPEFTQIDVEMSFVDQADVMGVAERFVQVVWHELLGVSVQLPLPRITYADAMNTYGTDKPDLRYDLPLKTITNDVKECSFSLFKEAAAQNRTVKVLRVPDAATFSRKQIDELTDHARIHGAQGLPYLKYAGSELTGSFAKQLTDGDKVTLVSACGAKDGDLLLFSADEWERSCVILGALRVEVARRLDLPAQTKAPFAMLWVTEFPLLEHDPQEARWVARHHPFTSPMVEDIGMLDEDPTAVRARAYDLVINGYEAAGGSIRIHDRTVQQKMFALIGMSAEEAEAKFGFLLKALRYGAPPHGGIAFGFDRLTMLLSGTNNIREVIAFPKTTSGLSLMDKCPSAVDDTQLADLGIGLRK
- a CDS encoding DUF1003 domain-containing protein, whose amino-acid sequence is MVISSVSGTALQNYEAVAGKDIKPELLEFIRCSHPDITLDGWISMKELNTFRRLYMVHLIQQKTEELSDVDIEVIQAITGNSVIADNIEPGIDASLSLGQRIADRIADFGGSWTFILSFMGFIVLWMIVNIWFVTVHPFDPYPFILLNLVLSCLAAIQAPIIMMSQNRQEEKDRMRSEHDYQVNLKAELEIKLLHEKVDHILLQQRKQLDEVLQLLQYCRPADSAEGRQTGQ
- a CDS encoding glycosyltransferase family 9 protein gives rise to the protein MIKSAELAFRRWFNRWFQSDKKPVAISRVHDTFSLSAVPRILFLRQDRIGDVLISTPVLDAIRTTYPKAQIGIVLSSNNIAVRNAAEPYVNIVHVYSRTAPGLASLIREIRKKKYDVVVDLMDNPSATSGLLCRFSGTRYRLGISKENDGVYTHVVPMLPRDSVHISRRIAELLKAFGIDPEKVSLIPRYPITSYECDGAKAALGTDVGPGIRLGVVASGSSNNKQYPAERMAGVLNTLIKSHPSLKVYLFADPKNYNWVCRVESLTPAKPAPYSATFHDAAVQMSAMDVVLTPDTSFVHVAGALGLPVCVMYIQPHQDLYPWYPLGARYEALITKTNQIADIPESEIVAAIERLFAYCGHSEDNHEL
- a CDS encoding DUF1460 domain-containing protein, with translation MNRRHVIGLLLSLPLIPRRSLGFMDDGVPTSRFERILQAARQEHWNTLPIGKRMINIATFFMGVPYVGGTLETQPEVCTVNLEALDCVTFFEVVLNIARMIDHHGSTFEDLVNEVTYTRYRQGKLNGYVSRLHYTAEWIADNIEKNVIHDVTPDMGGEPFPVNVNFMSSHPKFYKPLQDHPELVEAMAAIERHINTIPRTYIPKEKIADAEHLMQQGDIIAITTSKAGLDYAHTGLINRTDGKARFMHASTTHKKVVLDDTIGNYVLSVKSHTGISVLRPVVSA
- a CDS encoding thiamine pyrophosphate-dependent dehydrogenase E1 component subunit alpha, yielding MKKQKNPDRAAADRQLDFFRYMTMAREFDAAMLRLYRQGKAFGGVYSQLGNEAVSVGSAMALEPKTDVLFPMHRNVGAHFVFGTQIDQMMQNQLARQGSQMRGTDGTGHYADPALRIYGNVSHLGSMIPVANGFVLAARMRGEPTVALTYIGDGGAQVGEVHEALNFASVQKLPLVLIIENNQYAYSTPNSMEFAVDELSKRAIGYGIHGETIDGTDVELVYETCRKAVERAREGNGPSIIETRTMRMRGHAEHDDFSYVPKDLLDQWALKDPVNTYAAVLVQRGVLTGETVKQIHDETFNAMVAAIDRTLELPWPDASEGMKNVFL